A stretch of the Clostridiales bacterium genome encodes the following:
- a CDS encoding 2-amino-4-ketopentanoate thiolase, with amino-acid sequence MTRDRCEVDQWVEIERVLLEPSDRAGNLPDDTAAQPLRVWVRGFARDEVSLGEECEVETVTGRVVAGVLTAVNPGYTHTFGTPPPGIAGIGRDLRARVAAYRADDSEATAHRPGE; translated from the coding sequence TCGTTGTGAGGTCGATCAGTGGGTCGAGATCGAGCGCGTATTGCTTGAGCCTTCCGATCGGGCGGGAAACCTGCCCGACGACACCGCCGCACAGCCGCTTCGCGTGTGGGTGCGGGGGTTCGCGCGCGATGAGGTCTCGCTCGGCGAGGAGTGTGAGGTAGAGACGGTGACGGGCCGCGTGGTCGCTGGCGTACTCACGGCTGTCAACCCGGGGTACACGCACACCTTTGGCACCCCGCCTCCGGGCATCGCTGGGATCGGGCGCGATTTGCGCGCGAGGGTAGCCGCGTACCGGGCAGACGATTCCGAGGCGACCGCCCACAGGCCGGGTGAGTGA